The following are encoded in a window of Congzhengia minquanensis genomic DNA:
- a CDS encoding AzlC family ABC transporter permease: protein MLSKKNNIIRKENYHAFRTGMRDGIPIGLGYLAVSFSLGIAAQNAGLSPFQGFLVSLLCNASAGEYAGFTLIAADAAFVEVAIITMVANARYLLMSCAMSQRIAPATGLLHRLLLSFGLTDELFGIAVARPGSINPYYSYGAFFVASPCWAFGTALGAVAGNVLPVRIVSALSVALFGMFLAVFVPPARKDKVIAGIVIACFVLSFSASVLPVLSQLSEGVRIIILTVAISSAAALIFPKKDEPEEKTA from the coding sequence GTGTTAAGCAAAAAAAACAATATTATAAGAAAAGAGAATTACCATGCGTTCCGCACTGGCATGCGCGACGGAATTCCAATCGGCTTAGGTTACCTTGCGGTTTCGTTTTCTTTGGGCATTGCCGCCCAAAACGCCGGACTTTCGCCGTTTCAAGGTTTTTTGGTCAGTCTTTTGTGTAACGCTTCGGCGGGGGAATATGCAGGGTTTACCTTAATTGCGGCAGACGCTGCTTTTGTGGAGGTGGCAATTATTACCATGGTTGCCAACGCCAGGTATCTTTTGATGAGCTGCGCCATGAGCCAGCGAATTGCGCCGGCCACAGGCCTTTTGCACCGTCTGCTTCTAAGCTTTGGCTTAACGGACGAGTTGTTCGGCATTGCGGTGGCAAGGCCGGGAAGTATAAATCCATACTACTCCTACGGCGCGTTTTTTGTTGCGTCGCCCTGCTGGGCGTTTGGGACAGCCCTTGGGGCAGTTGCGGGCAATGTGCTCCCAGTGCGGATTGTCAGCGCGTTAAGCGTTGCGCTGTTTGGCATGTTTCTGGCGGTGTTTGTGCCGCCTGCGAGGAAAGATAAAGTCATAGCGGGAATTGTAATCGCCTGCTTTGTGCTTAGCTTTTCCGCGTCTGTCCTGCCGGTTTTGTCCCAGCTTTCCGAGGGCGTGCGGATTATCATTTTAACAGTGGCAATTTCGTCCGCTGCGGCCCTGATTTTTCCGAAAAAAGACGAACCGGAGGAGAAAACGGCATGA
- a CDS encoding glycoside hydrolase family 16 protein: MEFQVKGHAPSLLPPGNWKLVWYDEFDGTELDRSKWDFRLHMMGKRHKTWDDEGVRLDGKSHAVFSIYEKNGEICSSQLQTGYNFMDAESAEEDCWNGGLVWPIGKFKEHKFLHKFGYYECRCKLQKKTGWWSAFWLQSPVIGSSSDPQVSGVENDIMESFTPGKIIEHCNHFNGYGEDHQVAKAGNGLALDVDEWHVFGMKWNENGYTFYVDGKEDGHISGPVSQIPQFILISTEVNGYRAKERCATNEAKEAVGDVFTVDYVRVFDEIK, translated from the coding sequence ATGGAATTTCAAGTTAAGGGACATGCACCGAGTTTATTGCCTCCGGGAAACTGGAAATTGGTTTGGTACGATGAATTTGACGGAACGGAGCTTGACAGAAGCAAATGGGATTTTCGGCTGCATATGATGGGAAAGCGCCATAAAACATGGGATGATGAGGGCGTAAGACTTGATGGAAAGTCACATGCTGTGTTTTCCATATACGAAAAAAACGGCGAAATATGTTCCTCTCAGCTTCAGACAGGGTATAATTTTATGGATGCAGAAAGCGCGGAGGAGGATTGTTGGAACGGCGGCCTCGTTTGGCCAATCGGCAAATTTAAAGAACACAAATTTTTGCATAAATTCGGATATTATGAATGCCGGTGCAAGCTTCAGAAAAAAACAGGGTGGTGGTCTGCGTTCTGGCTGCAGTCTCCGGTCATCGGTTCCAGTTCTGATCCACAAGTTTCCGGCGTGGAAAATGATATTATGGAAAGCTTTACGCCTGGGAAAATCATTGAACATTGCAATCATTTTAACGGGTACGGCGAAGATCATCAGGTTGCAAAGGCCGGAAACGGATTGGCACTTGATGTGGACGAATGGCATGTGTTTGGAATGAAATGGAATGAAAATGGATATACCTTTTACGTTGATGGAAAAGAAGACGGACACATCAGCGGGCCTGTTTCACAAATTCCGCAGTTTATATTGATTTCTACCGAGGTGAACGGCTACCGCGCTAAAGAACGATGTGCAACAAATGAGGCGAAAGAGGCTGTAGGAGACGTATTCACAGTGGATTATGTACGTGTATTTGACGAGATAAAATAG
- a CDS encoding AraC family transcriptional regulator: MTLFHLIEVGYYVSKQFFKCETTPLRPVDCFDLEFYTTENGFSFINGVAYPHRIGNILLAAPGSNRYSKKSFECYFIKFMPTFPTDEIEALSLAPLVYKAFNYQWFSGLFSECVQEFSYHSAGWETMISGKLTQILAGILREQKLYTGGSLKVYADNIYAAEEFMKKHLKEELTLADIARSAALSPSFFHKTFKELTGQTPWRFLQIERLKLARHLVLNSRLSLDKIADLCGFCSRQYFDTVFKKEFHQTPACLRKSVKRII; encoded by the coding sequence TTGACTCTTTTTCATTTGATTGAAGTCGGATATTATGTATCGAAACAGTTTTTTAAATGCGAAACTACGCCGCTGCGTCCGGTCGACTGTTTTGATTTGGAATTCTACACCACAGAAAACGGTTTTAGTTTTATAAACGGCGTTGCTTATCCCCACCGTATAGGAAACATTCTTTTGGCCGCTCCCGGTTCAAACAGATACAGCAAAAAAAGCTTTGAATGCTATTTCATTAAATTTATGCCGACATTTCCTACCGATGAAATTGAAGCGCTAAGTCTTGCTCCATTGGTATATAAGGCATTCAATTATCAGTGGTTTTCCGGGCTTTTTTCGGAATGTGTGCAGGAATTTTCTTACCACTCTGCCGGATGGGAAACAATGATTTCCGGGAAGCTGACCCAAATTCTGGCCGGAATACTGCGAGAGCAAAAACTATATACCGGCGGATCGCTTAAGGTTTACGCCGACAACATTTATGCCGCAGAGGAATTTATGAAAAAGCATCTGAAAGAAGAACTGACTTTGGCGGATATAGCAAGGTCCGCAGCGCTAAGCCCCAGTTTTTTTCACAAAACTTTTAAAGAACTTACCGGTCAAACCCCCTGGCGCTTTTTACAAATTGAACGTTTAAAATTGGCCCGCCATCTCGTACTGAACAGCAGGCTTTCCTTAGATAAAATTGCAGATTTATGCGGATTTTGCAGCCGTCAGTATTTTGACACTGTCTTTAAAAAGGAATTTCACCAAACACCAGCCTGCCTCAGAAAATCTGTTAAGCGAATTATTTAA
- a CDS encoding helix-turn-helix transcriptional regulator produces the protein MAIVYFNECSNGIFYSRVALQESYLLPDVHCHANYEVFFLISGNILYFTDYGIVLLSPGDFALIPPFVKHQTYHFTGNTERIILSFFPTHIKNMDKQMLTCFQTPHIKDGWSLFPLLEEIGKEYKRDEPLSLCAVEVLTSLLLIHLSRITAGSPVPESNPLMEQVKIDITEHYMLDISLDDLALKYNMSKSHFSKKFKSYAGVGFHEFLTLVRIQNAERLLVTTSESVTEVASLCGFNDSSHFTQTFKKLKGMTPGEYKKKNRI, from the coding sequence ATGGCGATTGTTTATTTTAATGAGTGTTCTAACGGCATTTTTTATTCCCGCGTTGCGCTCCAAGAGTCGTATCTGTTACCGGATGTGCACTGCCATGCCAATTATGAAGTTTTTTTTCTTATTTCCGGCAATATTCTTTATTTTACAGATTACGGAATTGTTCTCCTTTCCCCCGGCGATTTTGCGTTAATTCCTCCCTTTGTTAAACATCAAACCTATCATTTCACCGGCAACACTGAACGAATTATTCTTTCGTTTTTTCCCACCCATATTAAAAATATGGACAAACAGATGTTAACCTGTTTTCAAACTCCGCACATTAAAGACGGCTGGAGTTTGTTCCCCCTTTTAGAGGAAATCGGAAAAGAATATAAACGAGATGAACCGTTGTCACTCTGTGCGGTTGAAGTTTTAACAAGTCTTTTGCTCATTCATCTTTCCAGGATTACTGCCGGCAGTCCCGTTCCAGAATCCAACCCGCTGATGGAGCAGGTGAAAATAGACATTACCGAGCACTACATGCTGGATATTTCCCTTGATGATTTGGCATTAAAATATAACATGAGCAAAAGCCATTTTTCAAAGAAGTTTAAAAGCTACGCAGGGGTGGGGTTTCACGAATTTTTAACCCTGGTTAGAATTCAAAATGCAGAACGGCTGCTTGTTACCACTTCTGAGTCGGTTACCGAAGTCGCATCATTGTGCGGGTTTAACGACAGCAGCCACTTTACCCAGACCTTTAAAAAATTAAAAGGAATGACACCGGGAGAATATAAGAAAAAGAACAGAATTTAA
- a CDS encoding Na/Pi cotransporter family protein, whose product MSIFSVFTLLGGLAIFLFGMNVMGEGLEKRSGDRLKSILEHLTSSPIKGLLLGVGVTAIIQSSSATTVMVVGFVNSGIMKLSQSIGVIMGANIGTTVTSWLLSLSGIQGDNFFLQLVKPSSFAPILAFIGIIFAMFSKSDNTKATGSIFLGFAVLMTGMDMMSAAVKPLAENPDFANILLLFSNPILGILTGALLTAIIQSSSASVGILQALSVTGSITYANAVPIILGQNIGTTVTALLSSIGTNKNARRTAVVHLCFNLIGALVFLILFYTLKATIGFPFINDSINAAGIAAVHTIFNLTSTLILFPFTKWLEKLAYFIIKEDGPNGKEEKISLLDERLLATPSVAIARAKDVTDHMAVLSRDSLFLAMSLIKDFSSEKAAIIRENEEIVDKYEDKLGTYLVKLSRESLSLDDSHEISNLLHSIGDFERMSDHAVNLAEVAEEIFTKKITFSADGMKEIQVISRAVTEILTLTTDAFMKEDLELAKQVEPLEQLIDRLKNKMKNRHIQRVRKNECSIETGFVFSDLLTNYERVADHCSNVAVCLIEVANDSFETHEYLSNVKGSGGNDFAQRYEAYKQKYVI is encoded by the coding sequence ATGAGTATTTTTTCAGTATTTACACTATTAGGTGGTCTTGCAATTTTTCTGTTTGGAATGAATGTAATGGGCGAGGGCTTGGAAAAGCGCTCAGGCGACCGGTTAAAGTCAATTTTAGAGCACTTAACCTCCAGCCCCATTAAGGGCCTGCTATTAGGCGTAGGCGTTACGGCCATCATTCAAAGCTCCTCCGCCACCACGGTTATGGTGGTAGGGTTTGTAAACTCCGGCATTATGAAGCTCTCACAGTCCATCGGCGTAATCATGGGCGCAAACATTGGTACTACGGTGACTTCGTGGCTGCTGAGCCTTTCCGGAATTCAGGGGGACAATTTTTTTCTTCAGCTGGTAAAGCCTTCGTCCTTTGCGCCGATTTTAGCGTTCATTGGCATTATTTTTGCTATGTTTTCAAAGTCTGACAACACAAAAGCCACCGGCTCAATTTTTCTTGGCTTTGCGGTGCTGATGACCGGCATGGATATGATGTCTGCCGCAGTAAAGCCCCTTGCCGAAAATCCTGATTTTGCAAACATACTGCTTCTGTTCTCAAACCCTATTTTAGGCATTTTAACCGGCGCACTGCTCACGGCTATTATTCAAAGCTCCTCTGCGTCTGTGGGAATTCTGCAAGCCCTTTCTGTTACAGGCAGTATTACATATGCCAATGCCGTTCCCATTATCTTAGGGCAGAACATTGGCACCACGGTAACAGCTCTGCTCTCTTCCATCGGCACCAACAAAAACGCCAGAAGAACGGCTGTGGTTCATCTGTGCTTTAACTTAATTGGCGCGCTTGTCTTTTTAATTTTGTTTTACACCTTAAAAGCCACAATTGGATTTCCGTTTATTAACGATTCCATTAATGCGGCAGGAATTGCAGCGGTGCACACCATTTTTAACTTAACGTCTACGCTGATTTTGTTCCCCTTTACAAAATGGCTGGAGAAACTGGCGTATTTTATTATTAAAGAAGATGGCCCCAACGGAAAAGAAGAGAAAATTTCTCTGTTGGACGAGCGTTTGCTTGCTACCCCCTCGGTTGCCATAGCCCGTGCAAAGGACGTGACCGATCACATGGCGGTGCTCTCCCGGGACAGCCTGTTTTTGGCTATGTCGCTCATAAAGGATTTCAGCAGTGAAAAGGCGGCCATTATTCGGGAAAATGAGGAGATTGTGGACAAATATGAGGACAAGCTAGGCACCTATCTGGTAAAGCTAAGCCGCGAAAGCTTGTCGTTGGATGACAGCCATGAAATATCGAACCTGCTCCACTCAATCGGCGATTTTGAGCGCATGAGCGACCATGCTGTAAATTTAGCTGAGGTGGCAGAGGAAATATTTACCAAAAAAATCACGTTCTCCGCAGATGGTATGAAAGAAATTCAGGTTATCTCCCGTGCAGTGACAGAGATTTTAACACTGACCACCGATGCGTTTATGAAAGAGGACTTAGAGCTTGCAAAACAGGTTGAGCCATTAGAACAACTGATTGACCGGCTGAAAAACAAAATGAAAAACAGGCACATTCAGCGGGTGCGCAAAAACGAGTGTTCCATTGAAACCGGGTTTGTGTTCTCCGACCTATTAACCAACTACGAGCGGGTGGCAGACCACTGCTCCAACGTTGCGGTCTGCTTAATTGAGGTTGCCAACGACAGCTTTGAAACCCACGAATATCTCTCCAACGTTAAGGGAAGCGGCGGCAACGATTTTGCACAGCGGTATGAGGCTTATAAACAAAAGTATGTAATTTAA
- a CDS encoding response regulator transcription factor: MQDIFCVEDDADIKELIEYTLSSSGFRVTGFDSAAAFWEGMKTKTPSLVLLDIMLPDEDGMQILKKLKASGETASIPTIMLTAKSGQIDKIKALDGGADDYVTKPFDIPELISRINAVLRRSAKKTTAGVLKLGNITVDSNSRRVTVGENEVTLTFKEFELLSQLIRNKGLVMTRDKLMVSVWGTDFKGESRTVDVHIRTLRQKLGAAGSCIETVRNVGYKVD, translated from the coding sequence ATGCAGGATATTTTTTGCGTTGAGGACGACGCCGATATTAAAGAACTGATTGAATATACGTTAAGCTCCTCCGGGTTCCGGGTAACGGGGTTTGACAGCGCAGCCGCCTTTTGGGAAGGAATGAAAACCAAAACTCCCTCGCTGGTGCTGTTAGACATAATGTTGCCCGACGAGGATGGAATGCAGATTTTAAAAAAGCTGAAAGCGAGCGGAGAAACAGCTTCCATTCCTACCATTATGCTCACAGCAAAATCCGGTCAGATTGACAAGATTAAGGCCTTAGACGGCGGTGCGGACGACTATGTTACCAAGCCCTTTGATATTCCCGAGCTGATTTCGCGGATTAACGCAGTGCTCCGCCGCAGCGCAAAAAAGACCACCGCCGGGGTATTAAAGTTAGGAAACATTACAGTGGACAGCAACTCCCGCCGGGTAACGGTGGGTGAAAACGAAGTTACCCTTACATTCAAAGAGTTTGAGCTGCTTTCCCAGCTTATTCGTAACAAGGGACTTGTAATGACTCGTGACAAGCTGATGGTCAGTGTTTGGGGCACGGATTTTAAGGGCGAGTCGAGAACGGTGGACGTGCACATTCGTACCCTGCGGCAAAAGCTGGGCGCGGCAGGAAGCTGCATTGAAACCGTGCGGAACGTGGGCTATAAGGTGGACTGA
- a CDS encoding sensor histidine kinase, which translates to MFQKIYRSMCLLTILTLSLAIVFMLSAFYVCLTQQVKSELVTETRLIYELADTGGDLSGHTFENQFAVFSAGGQKVYGSDLPISAEKIRANILHGNNDFSVYSTFHLENFSKTYYCMTYLSDGNVLCVASTRHNLPALFGGILFVAVLAAVFISIVAANVARAITNNIIAPFREAALMNFADTDSMYEEIKPLIAKLTNQDTEIKRQSDKAKSQKLQLQTVTSNMNEGLVILDSTGNILAMNRCAQEILNADERDVKYKPFLSIPNSGQFEQHLKEASQGKNNDVLFEASGKTYQMFFTPVFEQNIVCGMVILMFDVSEKHRSEQIRREFSANVSHELKTPLTTIFGYSQIITNGIAKPEDVKGFAAKIEKESARLITLIDDIIALSNLEENGPAAQKENVSLKAVAAEVLESLEAQAAKRDILLTLAGGDTQVVANRRQMHELIFNLCDNALKYNKDGGSVTVTLSNNMLCVADTGIGIPPDSIDRLFERFYRVDKSHSKKVNGTGLGLSIVKHIVQSSGAEISVKSTLGEGSTFTVVFHQ; encoded by the coding sequence ATGTTTCAGAAAATTTATCGCAGCATGTGTCTGCTCACCATTTTAACCCTTTCCCTTGCCATTGTTTTTATGCTGTCAGCGTTTTATGTCTGCCTGACCCAGCAGGTGAAATCTGAGCTTGTAACAGAAACCAGGCTGATTTATGAACTTGCCGACACAGGCGGCGATTTAAGCGGGCATACCTTTGAAAATCAGTTTGCTGTTTTTTCCGCCGGCGGACAAAAAGTTTATGGCTCCGATCTGCCCATTTCCGCTGAAAAGATACGCGCAAACATATTGCACGGCAATAACGACTTTTCTGTTTATTCAACATTCCATTTAGAGAACTTTTCAAAAACTTATTATTGTATGACATACCTTTCTGACGGAAATGTACTTTGCGTTGCCTCCACGCGTCACAACCTGCCTGCACTGTTCGGCGGAATTTTGTTTGTGGCGGTTTTGGCCGCGGTGTTCATTTCCATTGTGGCCGCTAACGTTGCGCGGGCCATTACCAACAACATCATTGCACCGTTTCGCGAAGCCGCGCTGATGAACTTTGCCGATACGGACAGTATGTATGAGGAGATTAAGCCCCTCATTGCAAAACTCACCAACCAGGACACGGAAATTAAGCGTCAAAGCGACAAGGCAAAGTCGCAGAAACTGCAGCTGCAAACCGTTACCTCCAACATGAATGAAGGGCTGGTAATCTTAGACAGCACCGGCAATATTCTTGCCATGAACCGCTGCGCACAGGAGATTTTAAATGCGGACGAACGAGATGTAAAATATAAACCCTTTTTGTCCATTCCAAACAGCGGACAGTTTGAGCAGCACCTAAAAGAGGCCTCACAGGGCAAAAACAACGACGTGCTGTTTGAAGCCAGCGGCAAAACATATCAAATGTTTTTCACGCCGGTTTTTGAGCAAAATATTGTCTGCGGCATGGTTATTTTGATGTTCGACGTAAGTGAAAAGCATCGGTCGGAGCAAATACGCCGGGAGTTTTCGGCCAACGTGTCCCACGAATTGAAAACGCCTTTAACCACCATTTTCGGCTATTCCCAAATCATTACCAACGGCATTGCCAAGCCGGAGGACGTGAAAGGCTTTGCCGCAAAAATTGAAAAGGAAAGTGCGCGGCTGATAACGCTAATCGACGATATTATTGCTCTCTCTAACTTAGAGGAAAACGGCCCGGCAGCGCAAAAGGAAAACGTTTCGCTAAAAGCCGTGGCCGCCGAGGTGTTAGAGTCGCTTGAGGCACAGGCCGCAAAACGAGACATTTTACTTACGCTTGCCGGCGGCGATACCCAGGTGGTTGCCAACCGCAGGCAGATGCACGAGCTGATTTTTAACCTGTGTGACAATGCTTTAAAGTATAACAAGGACGGCGGCTCGGTTACGGTTACGCTTTCCAATAACATGCTGTGCGTAGCTGACACGGGCATTGGAATTCCGCCCGACAGCATTGACCGCCTGTTTGAACGGTTTTACCGGGTAGACAAGAGTCACTCGAAAAAAGTGAACGGAACGGGGCTGGGGCTTTCCATTGTTAAGCACATTGTACAGTCCAGCGGCGCTGAAATCTCTGTAAAAAGCACTCTGGGCGAAGGCTCGACATTTACTGTAGTCTTCCATCAATAA
- a CDS encoding stalk domain-containing protein: MKKITALFLAVLFLFPSLSAGAEEPGADAPVLEFAANENGKYIYCNNPEWIRRENLADNSNPNPKFLMNNENLGPDQYAMFISLVNRTELPKANGTGFGTQGFDIEVDVLVRAKEDTELRLTSVGFEVPEQRKYYLNGNAYTAEEDLGCFTAWASYLKTPVSQLDSGKSYQPVPFHETTVTVKKGEAVWLSRFIPNYREVPFCRVVHMMADFEIVSGMADVNIAALRSTGVLSDRSNFVKDAAFGSYVRENQHKGIADAKNQVDASLNFVIDDSFTDGTKLPVTIVNQYAYEGNTVTNWFTNLNPRADPWNKYNAAESSLLKFRYEDPKKRSYYGKNVPVSQQNNVWRFDSEHADTTQYPGRICGFTKNQYVPNFPLSGSVDESLCPNLGNYGVFQNYHITIDNQGKEDKYFLYKLNTMSNNLIILRDENGDVLQPYPVTKGATAVKESDCLACVKLPAGVNTKFTLTVVLTTNHYGGMENAFVVSDMPSPVKTYDDSCLYNVKDTSFTGNETLKWTDGNLLKTQNGRTFENTGMTETTKRQFHGRVGEMRFLYTPAGYVAKSCLYDGTPYYNVREFYRDVYLLDESFNIKLSHRFDSYATDMSYANGKFYVNAGTIFESEDFVTWNKSALTEMPVGNLGTLAAYMKNGRLFLSVCGEEFLQPEAVPPAYVDAIGNVFYCADGRDLFVSANCLSWKKYTFPEKINTLGRHGNILTVNGAQEVDVSEVFSTTAVKLGDQLLELTVPMLVTEDETAYIPLRAFAEAVGAAVSWDADAGAAKVFYEKNEFVFSKHNFGGTMYLSETEAEEVLKKDVKAYQDAIIIQ; this comes from the coding sequence ATGAAAAAAATAACGGCACTTTTCCTTGCAGTTTTGTTCTTGTTTCCATCCCTTTCCGCCGGCGCGGAAGAACCGGGCGCAGACGCTCCTGTCTTAGAGTTTGCCGCCAATGAGAATGGAAAATATATTTACTGCAACAACCCGGAATGGATTCGGCGTGAAAATCTGGCGGATAACTCTAACCCAAATCCAAAGTTTTTAATGAATAATGAAAATTTGGGCCCTGACCAATATGCCATGTTCATTTCTTTAGTGAACAGAACGGAATTGCCAAAAGCAAACGGAACAGGATTTGGCACACAGGGATTCGACATTGAGGTGGACGTGCTTGTCCGCGCTAAGGAGGACACAGAGCTTCGCCTTACATCAGTTGGGTTTGAGGTGCCGGAGCAAAGAAAATATTATTTAAACGGAAACGCATATACCGCAGAGGAGGACTTAGGGTGCTTCACAGCATGGGCAAGCTATTTAAAAACGCCCGTTTCACAGCTGGACTCAGGCAAAAGCTACCAGCCTGTGCCCTTTCACGAAACCACGGTTACGGTGAAAAAGGGTGAAGCGGTGTGGCTGAGCAGGTTCATTCCCAACTACCGCGAGGTGCCCTTCTGCCGCGTGGTGCACATGATGGCAGACTTTGAAATTGTGTCTGGTATGGCAGATGTGAATATTGCGGCTCTGCGGTCTACCGGCGTACTTTCAGACAGGAGCAATTTCGTAAAGGACGCGGCCTTCGGCTCCTATGTGCGGGAAAATCAGCACAAGGGAATTGCAGACGCAAAAAATCAGGTGGACGCAAGCCTCAATTTTGTGATTGACGACTCGTTCACCGATGGGACAAAGCTTCCTGTGACAATTGTAAATCAATATGCCTATGAAGGCAATACGGTGACGAACTGGTTCACCAACCTAAACCCCAGGGCCGACCCGTGGAATAAATATAACGCGGCGGAGTCTTCGCTTTTAAAATTTCGTTATGAAGACCCAAAAAAGCGCAGCTACTACGGGAAAAATGTGCCGGTATCCCAGCAGAACAACGTGTGGCGCTTCGACTCGGAGCATGCAGATACCACCCAATATCCCGGCAGAATTTGCGGCTTTACAAAAAATCAATATGTTCCAAACTTCCCGCTTTCCGGCTCGGTTGACGAAAGCCTCTGTCCCAATTTGGGCAATTACGGCGTGTTTCAAAACTATCACATCACCATTGACAACCAGGGAAAAGAGGACAAATATTTTTTGTATAAGCTTAACACCATGTCCAACAATTTAATTATTCTGCGGGACGAAAATGGGGACGTTTTACAGCCATACCCTGTTACCAAGGGGGCAACGGCTGTAAAAGAGAGCGACTGTCTGGCCTGTGTGAAGCTCCCCGCTGGAGTGAACACGAAATTTACACTCACCGTGGTGCTCACCACCAACCACTACGGCGGTATGGAAAACGCCTTTGTTGTCAGCGACATGCCAAGCCCTGTGAAAACCTATGACGATTCATGCCTATATAATGTAAAGGACACATCGTTTACAGGAAACGAAACATTAAAATGGACTGACGGCAATCTGCTGAAAACCCAAAACGGTCGAACTTTTGAAAACACAGGCATGACGGAAACTACGAAACGCCAGTTTCACGGCCGGGTGGGCGAAATGCGGTTTTTATACACACCGGCCGGGTATGTTGCCAAATCCTGCCTGTACGACGGCACGCCCTACTACAACGTGCGCGAGTTCTACCGGGATGTGTACCTGTTAGATGAAAGCTTTAACATAAAGCTGAGCCACCGGTTCGACAGTTATGCTACAGATATGTCCTATGCAAACGGGAAATTTTATGTAAATGCAGGAACAATTTTCGAGTCGGAGGATTTTGTGACCTGGAACAAGTCTGCTCTTACCGAAATGCCCGTCGGAAATTTGGGAACCCTTGCTGCATATATGAAAAACGGCAGACTGTTTTTGTCGGTATGTGGGGAAGAATTCTTACAGCCAGAGGCTGTGCCCCCGGCGTATGTGGACGCAATCGGCAACGTGTTCTACTGCGCAGACGGACGCGATTTGTTCGTTTCAGCCAACTGCTTGAGCTGGAAAAAATATACTTTCCCAGAGAAAATTAACACTTTGGGCAGACACGGAAATATACTCACGGTAAACGGCGCTCAAGAGGTGGACGTATCAGAGGTTTTCAGCACCACCGCTGTAAAGCTTGGCGATCAGCTGTTAGAACTTACCGTCCCCATGTTGGTAACAGAGGATGAAACCGCCTATATTCCGCTCCGCGCTTTTGCGGAAGCGGTTGGCGCCGCAGTAAGCTGGGACGCAGATGCAGGCGCGGCAAAGGTTTTTTATGAAAAAAACGAATTTGTGTTCTCTAAGCACAATTTTGGCGGCACCATGTATCTTTCAGAAACAGAAGCGGAAGAAGTGCTCAAAAAGGACGTAAAGGCGTATCAAGACGCAATTATCATTCAATAA